One region of Chitinophaga varians genomic DNA includes:
- a CDS encoding XdhC family protein — translation MQKELEDIVKAYLAAVEQGLQTALATVVHVEGSAYRQPGARMLITENGALTGAISGGCLEGDALRKAQLAMMQQKPMLVTYDTTDEDDAAVGVGLGCNGVIHILLEPLGPHLAMNPLTLLQQHAGRRDTTVMVTLFNLEQRSAPQPGTCILVTDGGERQVHLEDGPLRTAVLSDVCAAFSARRSAVKTYDNGREQITALIAWHPPALQLLIAGAGNDVQPLVKIAAILGWHTIVVDGRPAYAQRQRFPEATRVIAAKPVEVLQHLQPDDYTAAVLMTHNYNYDIALLTALLPHHLPYTGVLGPARKLQRMLQEMEDAGTVVSPEQQARIYGPVGLDIGADVPEEIALSIISEVKAVMAGAPGDSLRNNPSAIHQRARQQIIQKQL, via the coding sequence ATGCAGAAAGAGCTGGAAGATATTGTGAAGGCGTACCTTGCCGCCGTTGAGCAAGGCCTGCAAACGGCCCTCGCCACCGTTGTACATGTAGAAGGCTCGGCCTACCGCCAGCCCGGCGCACGCATGCTGATCACCGAAAACGGAGCGCTGACAGGCGCTATCAGCGGCGGCTGCCTCGAAGGCGATGCGCTGCGCAAAGCCCAACTGGCCATGATGCAACAAAAACCCATGCTGGTCACCTACGATACGACAGACGAAGATGATGCTGCCGTTGGCGTGGGACTGGGCTGCAACGGCGTTATACACATCCTCCTGGAACCGCTGGGGCCACACCTCGCCATGAACCCGCTCACGCTGTTGCAACAACATGCCGGCAGACGCGATACAACGGTCATGGTTACACTGTTTAATCTCGAACAACGTTCCGCTCCGCAGCCAGGCACCTGTATACTCGTCACCGACGGCGGTGAAAGACAGGTCCACCTTGAAGACGGCCCGCTGCGTACCGCCGTGCTGTCAGACGTATGTGCGGCCTTTTCGGCGCGGCGCTCCGCCGTGAAAACATACGACAATGGCAGGGAACAAATCACCGCGCTTATCGCCTGGCATCCACCGGCATTACAACTGCTCATTGCCGGCGCCGGCAACGACGTACAGCCACTGGTGAAAATAGCGGCGATATTGGGATGGCATACCATCGTGGTGGACGGCCGCCCGGCTTATGCCCAACGGCAACGTTTTCCGGAAGCCACCCGCGTGATTGCCGCTAAACCGGTAGAAGTGCTGCAACACCTGCAACCCGATGATTATACCGCCGCCGTACTGATGACACATAACTACAACTACGATATCGCCCTGCTTACGGCACTGCTGCCACACCACCTTCCTTATACGGGCGTCCTCGGCCCCGCCAGGAAACTGCAACGGATGCTACAGGAAATGGAAGATGCCGGCACCGTGGTCTCCCCTGAACAACAGGCACGTATATACGGCCCTGTTGGACTGGACATCGGCGCAGACGTACCGGAAGAGATAGCCCTTTCCATCATCAGCGAAGTAAAGGCTGTCATGGCCGGCGCACCCGGCGATTCCCTGCGCAACAATCCGTCCGCTATCCATCAGCGCGCCCGGCAACAGATTATCCAAAAACAGTTATAA
- a CDS encoding xanthine dehydrogenase family protein molybdopterin-binding subunit encodes MKKQAVGQSMDRVDGRLKVTGGARYFADHQPEGMLYAALVCSPVSSGRITAIDATKALRAPGVADVVSHLNAPPVPGYKAENPNPKQGLKIFHDDHIYSNGQPVAIVVANTLERAVYAATLVKVTYAQEVHQTDMARSMDLAFQNKNMKDYLRGEADTWKKAPVNLEAEYNIPIEVHNPMELAGIIAHWETPDKLTLYAKTQGVKSVQQSLKTLFQLPETQITVHSQFVGGAFGMGLRMWPMEVATIIAAKKIRKPIKLVITRKDMFTLVGYRPAAKQRIGIGATADGKLTGITHEAVANTSPYEDFTEGIVNITRMMYACPNVNTHYQLVPLNLSTPVWMRGPGEATGAFALESAIDELAHKLQMDPLQLRIINHADTDPEKNLPYSSKYLKEAYEMGAAKIGWQQRSQTPGKLEEDGWLVGYGMSSGVFGAGRGRATASATLKADGTLVVRSAAADIGPGTATAMVQIAADATGIDVKKIKFLLGESEYPEAPRQGGSSTVSTVGSAVNDVCRNLQQKLGEMAIANVPAFKNLKAENIQHEDGRLVAGNTRLDYAAVLQQQQLPEVVVTTTSQAGDERKQYAMYSFSVHFTKVHVHPATGVVRIKHIVSVADSGTVVNSKTARSQMIGGVVGGIGMALTEEALIDHRFGRYVNNNYADYHVPVNADTPPTDVLFINKKDPVINPMGAKGMGEIALIGFAAAVSNAVFNATGKRVRDLPITPDKLI; translated from the coding sequence ATGAAAAAGCAAGCAGTAGGACAATCCATGGACCGCGTAGACGGACGCCTCAAAGTAACCGGAGGCGCCCGCTACTTCGCTGACCATCAGCCGGAAGGCATGCTGTATGCCGCATTGGTATGCAGCCCTGTCAGCAGCGGCCGTATCACCGCTATTGACGCTACAAAGGCGCTCAGGGCGCCCGGCGTGGCGGATGTGGTGTCTCACCTCAACGCACCGCCCGTTCCCGGTTATAAAGCCGAAAACCCCAATCCTAAACAGGGGCTTAAAATATTCCATGACGACCATATCTATTCCAACGGCCAGCCAGTAGCCATTGTGGTGGCCAATACACTGGAGCGGGCGGTATATGCCGCCACGCTGGTGAAAGTCACCTATGCGCAGGAAGTACATCAGACAGATATGGCCCGCAGCATGGACCTGGCCTTTCAGAACAAAAACATGAAAGACTACCTGCGCGGCGAGGCAGATACATGGAAAAAAGCGCCGGTCAACCTGGAAGCGGAATATAATATCCCCATCGAAGTACACAACCCGATGGAACTGGCGGGCATCATCGCCCACTGGGAAACACCCGATAAACTAACGCTCTACGCCAAAACACAAGGTGTAAAAAGCGTACAACAGTCATTAAAAACACTCTTTCAGCTGCCGGAAACCCAGATCACCGTACACTCGCAGTTCGTGGGCGGCGCTTTCGGCATGGGCCTCCGCATGTGGCCCATGGAAGTGGCCACTATCATCGCTGCAAAAAAAATACGCAAACCAATAAAACTGGTCATCACCCGCAAAGACATGTTCACCCTGGTGGGCTATCGTCCTGCGGCTAAACAACGTATAGGCATTGGCGCTACTGCCGATGGCAAACTGACCGGCATCACCCATGAGGCCGTGGCCAACACTTCACCGTATGAAGATTTTACAGAAGGGATTGTGAACATAACCCGCATGATGTATGCCTGTCCCAATGTAAACACACACTACCAGCTGGTGCCGCTCAACCTCAGCACACCGGTATGGATGCGTGGCCCCGGTGAAGCCACCGGCGCGTTCGCGCTGGAATCCGCCATCGATGAACTGGCCCATAAGCTACAGATGGACCCGTTACAGTTGCGCATCATCAATCATGCCGACACAGACCCGGAAAAGAACCTTCCATACTCCAGCAAATACCTGAAAGAAGCCTACGAAATGGGCGCCGCTAAAATAGGCTGGCAGCAACGCAGCCAAACTCCCGGCAAACTGGAAGAAGACGGCTGGCTGGTAGGCTATGGTATGAGCAGCGGCGTATTTGGCGCGGGTCGTGGCAGAGCTACCGCCAGCGCCACCCTCAAAGCCGATGGCACCCTGGTGGTACGCAGCGCCGCCGCAGATATCGGTCCGGGCACCGCCACCGCCATGGTACAGATAGCCGCCGATGCTACCGGCATCGATGTTAAAAAAATAAAATTTCTGCTGGGAGAATCGGAATACCCCGAAGCGCCCCGCCAGGGCGGCTCTTCCACGGTATCCACCGTCGGCAGCGCCGTGAATGACGTATGCCGCAACCTGCAACAGAAACTGGGCGAAATGGCCATCGCCAACGTCCCGGCATTCAAAAACCTGAAAGCGGAAAACATTCAGCATGAAGACGGCCGGCTGGTAGCCGGCAACACCCGGCTGGATTATGCCGCAGTGCTGCAACAGCAGCAGCTGCCGGAAGTGGTGGTCACCACCACCTCCCAGGCCGGCGACGAACGGAAACAGTACGCCATGTACTCCTTCTCTGTTCATTTCACCAAGGTACATGTACATCCGGCCACTGGCGTGGTACGGATCAAACACATCGTCAGCGTGGCCGATTCAGGCACCGTCGTAAACAGTAAAACGGCCCGCAGCCAGATGATTGGCGGCGTGGTAGGCGGCATCGGCATGGCACTCACGGAAGAAGCCCTGATCGATCACCGCTTCGGCCGTTATGTCAACAACAACTATGCGGACTACCATGTTCCCGTGAATGCAGACACACCGCCAACAGACGTGCTGTTCATCAATAAAAAAGATCCTGTTATTAACCCGATGGGTGCCAAAGGCATGGGCGAAATAGCCCTGATAGGCTTTGCTGCCGCTGTTTCCAACGCGGTATTCAATGCTACCGGCAAACGGGTCCGCGACCTGCCCATCACTCCCGACAAACTGATTTAA
- a CDS encoding FAD binding domain-containing protein, which produces MNQFSYVRPASQQAAIDAITRDSAARFIAGGTNLLDLMKNGVLAPERLVDINRLPLKNIALNNNILHIGALALNSEVAAHPLVKTHHPLLSQALLAGASQQLRNMATIGGNMMQRTRCSYFYDITMPCNKRTPGSGCSAIGGINRMHAIFGASDQCIAVHPSDMCVALTALDATVLVAGPKGNRSIPFGEFHRLPGNTPDKDNNLSKGELITGIEIPNSPFTKNIYYLKVRDRASYAFALVSVAAALDISNNTIRGARLAMGGVAHKPWRLHEAEKTLIGKTPTADNFRIAATVATQSARTYPHNAFKVPMAQNSIVTALQKAAAV; this is translated from the coding sequence ATGAACCAGTTTTCCTATGTAAGGCCTGCCAGCCAACAGGCCGCTATTGACGCCATCACCAGAGACAGCGCTGCCAGGTTCATCGCCGGCGGCACCAATCTGCTCGACCTGATGAAAAACGGCGTGCTGGCACCGGAGAGGCTGGTAGACATCAACCGGCTGCCGCTGAAAAACATTGCGCTGAACAATAATATCCTGCATATCGGCGCCCTGGCGCTCAATAGTGAAGTGGCGGCGCATCCGCTGGTAAAAACACATCACCCGTTGTTGTCACAGGCACTGCTGGCCGGCGCTTCGCAGCAGCTACGCAACATGGCCACCATCGGCGGCAATATGATGCAGCGCACCCGCTGCAGCTACTTCTACGATATCACTATGCCATGCAATAAACGGACGCCCGGCAGCGGATGCAGTGCTATCGGCGGTATAAACCGGATGCATGCTATCTTCGGTGCCAGCGATCAGTGTATCGCCGTACATCCCAGCGATATGTGCGTTGCCCTTACAGCCCTCGATGCCACTGTGCTGGTGGCCGGCCCCAAAGGCAACCGCAGCATTCCCTTCGGTGAATTCCACCGGCTGCCCGGCAATACGCCCGACAAAGACAACAACCTCAGCAAAGGCGAACTGATCACCGGTATAGAAATACCAAACAGTCCCTTTACTAAAAACATATATTACCTGAAAGTGCGTGACCGTGCTTCCTATGCTTTTGCCCTTGTCTCTGTGGCCGCAGCACTGGACATCAGCAACAACACAATACGCGGCGCCCGCCTGGCAATGGGTGGCGTGGCCCACAAACCCTGGCGCCTGCACGAAGCGGAAAAAACACTGATTGGCAAAACACCGACGGCAGATAACTTCCGTATAGCCGCTACCGTGGCCACGCAGTCGGCCCGCACTTATCCACACAACGCATTCAAAGTGCCCATGGCACAAAACAGTATCGTCACCGCCTTACAAAAAGCAGCTGCCGTATGA
- a CDS encoding (2Fe-2S)-binding protein, with product MSQAPNENPSRPGKKDKHEARRDFLKQSSALMALALTPPLVVKAGEHDEAIAGLFEKMPLSLEINGKAYQLSVEPRVTLLDLLREQLNLTGTKKGCDHGQCGACTVHVNGQRINSCLTLAVMQEGKKITTIEGLAQGDTLHPVQEAFIKHDGFQCGYCTPGQIMSAVACIREGHAGSPEEIREFMSGNICRCGAYDNIVAAITEVKQGGHIV from the coding sequence ATGTCACAAGCACCAAACGAAAACCCGTCCCGCCCGGGAAAAAAGGACAAACACGAAGCCAGGCGTGACTTCCTGAAGCAATCCTCCGCATTGATGGCCCTGGCGCTCACCCCGCCGCTGGTCGTAAAAGCAGGGGAACATGATGAAGCGATCGCCGGCCTGTTTGAAAAAATGCCGCTCAGCCTGGAAATCAACGGGAAAGCTTACCAGCTGTCTGTTGAGCCCAGGGTGACCCTGCTCGACCTCCTCCGTGAACAGTTGAACCTGACAGGCACCAAAAAAGGCTGCGACCATGGTCAGTGCGGCGCCTGTACAGTACATGTCAACGGTCAGCGGATCAACTCCTGCCTTACCCTCGCCGTGATGCAGGAAGGGAAAAAAATTACCACTATCGAAGGTCTTGCTCAGGGAGATACCTTACACCCTGTACAGGAAGCTTTTATTAAGCACGATGGCTTCCAGTGCGGTTATTGTACGCCCGGCCAGATCATGTCGGCCGTGGCCTGTATCCGCGAAGGGCATGCAGGTTCTCCGGAAGAGATACGCGAGTTCATGAGCGGAAACATCTGCCGCTGCGGTGCCTATGACAATATCGTAGCAGCTATTACGGAAGTAAAACAGGGAGGGCATATCGTATGA
- a CDS encoding RagB/SusD family nutrient uptake outer membrane protein, producing the protein MKRNLLYILLAGVLTQTACQKDFLDKSPSDGYSNESLWTTEAAASAALNGCYKGWETSTNILYMDAVSDNSYSQWAWDNFQHLGNGTATATDPQVVSQWDYVTIQKCNWFIENVDKATIGDDLKNRFKAEARFLRAYRYFLLSQLYGDVPLVTKNISVAEANSISRTARADVRKFITDELAAIALILPDKYSGSDVGRITKGAALSLRARVELFDKNYAAAIEDCKKVMALGYSLYPNYTDLFRQDKKNNQEVILDVQYKANEKDNANTDLGILPSSGYGGWASLSPTQSLVDAYEMTNGKTIDDPASGYSEDNPYANRDPRLAANVVYPGLQYSGKFYDPITSGGADYYSEGNNSPTGYLVRKFVPFLSDFPDMWNTGVNIIVIRYAEVLLTYAEAQIESGVMDNSVYQALDDIRTRAGMPVVDRAVYNNIASLRTLIRRERRVELALEGLRWYDIQRWQIGTTVRTGTVYGTRLGTVDAGTGKVTLTGNHVVVEQRNFNPQRDYLWPVPQKERDINKTLGQNPGY; encoded by the coding sequence ATGAAAAGAAACCTTCTCTATATACTGCTTGCCGGCGTGCTGACACAGACCGCCTGCCAGAAAGATTTTCTCGACAAATCGCCTTCCGATGGTTACAGCAATGAATCCCTGTGGACCACCGAAGCTGCTGCATCCGCCGCGCTCAACGGGTGTTACAAAGGATGGGAAACCAGCACCAACATCCTCTACATGGATGCTGTAAGTGATAACAGCTACAGCCAGTGGGCGTGGGACAATTTCCAGCACCTGGGCAACGGCACCGCCACTGCTACCGATCCTCAGGTGGTAAGCCAATGGGATTATGTCACCATCCAAAAATGCAACTGGTTTATTGAAAATGTGGACAAAGCCACTATCGGCGATGACCTGAAAAATCGTTTCAAGGCAGAAGCCCGCTTCCTGCGCGCATACCGCTATTTCCTGCTGTCTCAGCTCTATGGCGACGTTCCGCTGGTAACCAAAAATATCAGCGTAGCTGAAGCCAACAGCATCAGCAGAACTGCCCGCGCAGATGTCCGCAAATTTATCACCGATGAACTCGCAGCCATTGCACTGATACTGCCTGATAAATACTCTGGCAGCGATGTGGGCCGCATCACCAAAGGCGCCGCTTTGTCACTGAGGGCACGCGTGGAACTGTTTGACAAAAACTATGCTGCTGCCATTGAAGACTGTAAAAAAGTAATGGCATTGGGATATAGCCTCTACCCCAACTACACCGATCTTTTCCGTCAGGATAAGAAAAACAACCAGGAAGTGATCCTGGATGTTCAGTACAAAGCCAACGAGAAAGACAATGCCAATACTGACCTGGGTATCCTGCCTTCCTCTGGTTATGGCGGATGGGCTTCTCTCAGTCCTACCCAGTCACTGGTAGATGCTTACGAAATGACCAACGGCAAAACCATCGACGATCCTGCTTCCGGCTATAGTGAAGACAATCCGTACGCCAACAGAGATCCTCGTTTAGCCGCCAACGTTGTATATCCCGGATTACAGTACAGCGGCAAGTTCTACGACCCGATCACTTCTGGCGGCGCCGACTATTACAGCGAAGGCAACAACTCTCCTACCGGTTACCTCGTAAGAAAGTTTGTTCCTTTCCTGTCTGACTTCCCTGACATGTGGAATACCGGTGTGAACATCATCGTGATCCGTTATGCGGAAGTACTGCTCACTTATGCTGAAGCACAGATAGAATCCGGCGTGATGGACAACAGCGTATATCAGGCACTGGACGATATCCGCACCCGCGCCGGCATGCCTGTGGTAGACCGCGCTGTGTACAACAACATCGCGTCCCTGCGTACGCTCATCCGTCGCGAACGCCGCGTGGAACTGGCGCTGGAAGGCCTCCGCTGGTATGATATCCAGCGCTGGCAGATAGGCACCACCGTTAGGACCGGCACCGTATATGGCACCCGCCTCGGCACTGTAGACGCCGGCACCGGTAAAGTGACGCTGACCGGCAACCATGTGGTAGTTGAGCAGCGTAACTTCAATCCGCAAAGGGATTACCTCTGGCCTGTTCCGCAGAAAGAAAGGGACATCAACAAAACCCTGGGGCAAAATCCTGGTTACTAA
- a CDS encoding TonB-dependent receptor, giving the protein MKLTSLLLLTAILQVSAATSAQTVTWSARAASLQKVLNVIRQQTGYAFFYDREDLKNTSPVTVELKNASLHTAMDIVLQHQSLSYEVQGNTVFITRNEKTEKNIKAEVSNTPPPVTISGRVTDETGTGIPGASVMVKGTTKGAITNPNGEFQIAGVDENAVVTITSIGYTAQEIALKGKTHLNIVLQSDVASLKQLVVVGYGVQKKANLTGAVSSIGSKELANRPVTSVSNALQGTMPGVTVMAASSGQPGADGAKIRIRGIGTLNTTDPVIVVDGVVTNVANLNNINPDDIASMSVLKDAASAAIYGSRAANGVILITTKQGKKGAPQLSYNAYVGKQKATGLPDFLPSWQVAELENQASINEGGAAKYTPAQIAKYKDGSDPYNYPNTDWLGLFYKGSGIQQNHYLGLTGGTEKTQYALSLGLFDENGLVKKTNAKRYTTRLNLTSEVANHVKVNANIGFTSTGQQEPSNPYTGDFQQLVRQINRINPRIPYKYANGQYGSIGDGNPMAWLEGNSLNTYSYYDLVGNVGVDWEIVKNLHFKPSLAYIMKINHIKKFRADQQYYNANGDKTFYQGPSSVTDQNNFGNTVTQQALLEYAKSFNKHNFKILGGFSQEQTKYSFDEGYRKGYLNNELTDLNLGATEGQYALNYGYQLGLRSWFGRLNYDFDGKYLLEANLRYDGSSRFAKSNRWGTFPSFSAGWNIDREAFFEALKPVVSNLKLRASWGMLGNQYIKGIDDAAYPTYPYYPYIFTVVGNQNYVLGGPAAGVVPGVAPVNGANPDIKWESTTETGVGIDAGFFNGKVNFSADYFHKMTNDILLAIPVAAAYGFKAPAQNAGSVLNRGWEFVLSYADTKGDFNYSAAFNTAFIHNEVTDLRGSGPIINGYTFQQVGYPVNSLYGYIADGIFQSKDEVKNSATQLPTTAPGDLKYRDINGDGKITGDDRQYLGSYFPKVTFGLNLSASWKNIDLGIFFQGATGVKNYIDAGKIGAVGGNANKPTSALLDTWTTDNQNASLPRAWYNYKQNDPSGTPSSFWVKDGSYLRLKNLQVGYSLPEKMIKRIGLTKLRFYYSGQNILTFDHLYKWIDPEASITSSIYYYPQVKVHTFGVNVSF; this is encoded by the coding sequence ATGAAGCTAACTTCTCTACTGCTCCTGACGGCTATTTTACAGGTAAGCGCTGCCACCAGCGCCCAAACCGTCACCTGGTCCGCCCGCGCGGCCAGTCTCCAGAAAGTGCTGAACGTTATCCGCCAGCAAACCGGATATGCGTTCTTCTACGACCGGGAAGACCTGAAAAACACATCACCGGTAACCGTGGAACTGAAAAACGCGTCCCTGCACACCGCAATGGACATCGTGCTGCAACACCAGTCCCTCAGCTACGAGGTACAGGGAAATACGGTATTCATCACCCGTAATGAAAAAACAGAAAAAAATATAAAAGCGGAAGTAAGCAACACCCCTCCGCCGGTAACCATCTCCGGCAGGGTGACAGACGAAACCGGCACAGGTATCCCGGGCGCTTCCGTAATGGTGAAAGGCACTACCAAAGGCGCTATCACCAACCCCAACGGGGAGTTCCAGATCGCCGGCGTGGATGAAAATGCCGTGGTGACCATCACCAGCATCGGCTACACAGCGCAGGAAATAGCCCTGAAAGGAAAAACACATCTCAACATCGTCCTCCAGTCTGATGTGGCTTCCCTGAAACAACTGGTAGTAGTAGGTTACGGCGTCCAGAAAAAAGCCAACCTCACCGGCGCTGTCTCCAGCATCGGCAGCAAAGAACTGGCCAACAGGCCCGTTACCAGCGTGAGCAACGCGTTACAGGGCACCATGCCCGGCGTGACCGTAATGGCTGCCAGCAGCGGCCAACCCGGTGCCGACGGCGCTAAAATCCGTATCCGCGGTATCGGTACGCTCAATACCACCGATCCGGTGATCGTAGTAGACGGAGTAGTGACCAACGTGGCCAACCTGAACAATATCAACCCGGACGATATCGCCTCCATGTCTGTGCTGAAAGACGCCGCCTCCGCGGCCATCTACGGTTCCCGCGCGGCCAACGGCGTCATCCTCATCACCACCAAACAAGGCAAAAAAGGCGCACCGCAACTTAGTTACAATGCTTACGTAGGTAAACAAAAAGCGACCGGCCTGCCTGACTTTTTGCCTTCCTGGCAGGTAGCTGAACTGGAAAACCAGGCGTCCATCAATGAGGGCGGCGCAGCTAAATATACGCCGGCGCAAATCGCCAAGTACAAAGACGGTTCCGACCCTTACAACTACCCGAACACAGACTGGCTCGGCCTCTTCTACAAAGGCAGCGGTATCCAGCAAAACCATTACCTGGGCCTCACCGGCGGCACCGAGAAAACACAATACGCATTGTCCCTCGGTCTCTTCGATGAAAACGGCCTTGTAAAGAAAACTAACGCCAAAAGATATACGACGCGTCTCAACCTGACTTCCGAAGTGGCCAACCACGTGAAAGTAAATGCGAACATTGGCTTTACTTCTACCGGTCAGCAAGAACCCTCCAATCCTTACACCGGCGATTTCCAACAGCTGGTAAGACAGATCAACAGGATCAACCCGCGTATACCTTATAAATATGCCAATGGTCAATATGGCTCCATTGGCGACGGTAATCCCATGGCATGGCTGGAAGGCAACAGCCTGAACACGTATTCCTACTATGATCTAGTAGGTAACGTGGGCGTGGACTGGGAGATCGTAAAAAACCTGCACTTCAAGCCCTCCCTGGCTTATATCATGAAGATCAACCACATTAAGAAGTTCAGGGCTGATCAACAATATTACAATGCCAACGGGGACAAAACCTTCTACCAGGGCCCCAGCTCCGTTACCGATCAGAATAACTTCGGCAACACCGTTACCCAACAGGCATTGCTGGAATACGCCAAGTCCTTCAACAAGCACAACTTCAAAATACTGGGTGGTTTCTCCCAGGAACAAACAAAATACTCCTTTGATGAAGGATACCGTAAAGGCTATCTGAACAACGAACTGACCGATCTTAACCTCGGTGCTACTGAAGGACAATATGCACTCAACTACGGTTATCAACTGGGCCTGCGCTCCTGGTTCGGCAGACTGAACTATGACTTCGACGGTAAATACCTGCTGGAAGCTAATCTGCGTTATGACGGATCTTCCCGCTTTGCAAAGAGCAACAGATGGGGCACTTTCCCGTCTTTCTCCGCCGGCTGGAACATTGACAGAGAGGCGTTCTTCGAGGCGCTGAAACCAGTGGTGTCCAACCTGAAGCTGAGAGCTTCCTGGGGCATGCTGGGCAACCAGTACATCAAAGGAATAGATGACGCAGCTTATCCTACCTACCCGTACTATCCCTACATATTTACCGTTGTCGGCAACCAGAACTATGTATTAGGCGGACCGGCAGCCGGCGTAGTGCCAGGCGTGGCCCCGGTTAACGGCGCCAACCCGGACATCAAATGGGAAAGCACCACGGAAACAGGCGTAGGTATCGATGCAGGTTTCTTCAACGGTAAAGTGAATTTTTCTGCGGACTATTTCCATAAAATGACCAATGATATCCTGCTCGCCATTCCTGTAGCTGCAGCGTACGGCTTCAAAGCGCCTGCCCAGAATGCAGGCTCTGTGCTGAACCGCGGCTGGGAATTTGTGTTGAGCTATGCGGATACCAAAGGAGACTTTAATTACAGCGCCGCTTTCAACACCGCGTTTATTCACAACGAAGTGACCGACCTCCGTGGCTCCGGCCCTATCATTAACGGATATACCTTCCAGCAGGTAGGTTATCCTGTAAACTCCCTCTATGGTTATATCGCAGACGGTATCTTCCAGTCAAAAGATGAAGTAAAAAATTCAGCTACCCAGTTACCTACCACAGCACCTGGCGATCTGAAATACCGCGATATCAACGGTGATGGCAAAATCACCGGAGATGACAGGCAATACCTCGGCAGCTACTTCCCGAAAGTGACGTTCGGCCTGAACCTCAGCGCTTCCTGGAAAAATATTGACCTCGGTATCTTCTTCCAGGGTGCTACCGGTGTTAAAAACTACATCGATGCAGGTAAAATCGGCGCTGTCGGTGGCAACGCCAACAAACCGACTTCCGCATTGCTGGACACCTGGACAACAGACAACCAGAATGCATCCCTACCACGCGCCTGGTATAACTATAAACAAAATGATCCCAGCGGTACACCTTCTTCCTTCTGGGTGAAAGATGGTTCTTACCTGCGCCTTAAAAACCTGCAGGTAGGTTATTCACTGCCGGAAAAAATGATCAAACGCATAGGACTGACCAAACTGCGCTTCTACTACAGCGGCCAGAATATCCTCACGTTTGACCATCTCTACAAATGGATAGATCCGGAAGCGTCTATCACCAGCAGCATCTATTATTACCCGCAGGTGAAAGTGCACACTTTTGGCGTGAATGTTAGTTTTTAA